Proteins encoded by one window of Arachis ipaensis cultivar K30076 chromosome B04, Araip1.1, whole genome shotgun sequence:
- the LOC107639623 gene encoding regulatory-associated protein of TOR 1-like isoform X3: MAAQRQNPFSMAPQKALESIGKNLSSQYERWQPKARYKYQLDPTVDEVKKLCTSCRRYAKSERVLFHYNGHGVPKPTANGEIWVFNKSYTQYIPLPISDLDSWLKTPSIYVFDCSAAGLIVNSFIELHEWSASNSSGSTRDCILLAACESHETLPQSAEFPADVFTSCLTTPIKMALRWFCTRSLLRGSLDYSLIDQIPGRPNDRKTLLGELNWIFTAVTDTIAWNVLSHDLFQRLFRQDLLVASLFRNFLLAERIMRSANCSPVSHPNLPPTHQHHMWDAWDMAAELCLSQLPSLVGNPNAEFQPSTFFSEQLTAFEVWLDHGSEHKKPPEQLPIVLQVLLSQSHRFRALVLLGRFLDMGPWAVDLALSVGIFPYVLKLLQTTTPELRQILVFIWTKILALDKSCQVDLVKDGGHNYFIKFLDSIEAYPEQRAMAAFVLAVIVDGHRRGQEACIEAGLIHVCLEHLQSSSSPNDSQTEPLLLQWLCLCLGKLWEDFTEAQTMGLLHGATIVFAPLLSEPQPEVRASAVFALGTLLNVGFDSCRGVVGDGECDDDDKFRAEVSIVKSLLSVASDGSPLVRAEVAAALARFAFGHNKHLKSIAAAYWKPQTNSFLNSIPSLANIKDSISGYPTQNQHVPRGSIVSSQIGPLRVGNDNSSVVRDGRGSSSSPLTGSGIMHGSPLSDDSSHHSDSGILNDGFSNGVVNHGGQKPLDNALYSQCVHAMCTLAKDPSPRIANLGRRVLSIIGIEQVVAKPFKSTGEATGLARSSSWFDMNGGHSPLTFRTPPVSPPRLNYLSGIRRVCSLEFRPHLMNSPDSGLADPLLGSGGATGTSDRSFLPQSIIYNWSCGHFSKPLLMAGDDSEAIIAGREEREKFALEHITKCQHSAVSRLTNPIAKWDTRGTQTVLMQPFSPVVIAADENERIRIWNHEEATLLNSFDNHDFPDKGISKLCLMNELDDSLLLAASSDGNIRIWKDYTLKGKQKLVTAFSSIHGHKPGVRSVNAVVDWQQQSGYLYASGEISSILAWDLDKEQLVNPIPSSSDCSISALLRTDCLRAASQVHGGQLAAGFVDGSVRLYDIRTPEMLICGLRPHTQRVEKVVGIGFQPGLDPGKIVSASQAGDIQFLDIRNHSSAYLTIEAHRGSLTALAVHRHAPIIASGSAKQLIKVFSLEGDQLGTIRYYPVLPLWLRKLGLSAALISTHTKSCLLLVLQMHVSVSMLMKTLKQDESTVVVPHPPSLDFIGCLQLRRVHDTCLRKAMLISCCWMIMQCLSQ; this comes from the exons ATGGCGGCCCAAAGACAGA ATCCTTTTTCTATGGCACCGCAAAAGGCATTAGAGTCAATTGGAAAAAATTTGAGCAGCCAATATGAAAGATGGCAACCAAAG GCTCGCTACAAGTATCAACTTGATCCTACAGTGGATGAGGTGAAGAAGCTTTGCACTTCATGTCGTAGATATGCAAAGTCAGAAAGAGTTTTATTTCATTACAATGGGCATGGTGTGCCAAAGCCAACTGCTAACGGTGAAATTTGGGTCTTCAATAAG AGTTATACACAGTATATCCCTTTACCCATCAGTGACCTTGATTCCTGGCTGAAGACCCCATCAATTTATGTTTTTGATTGCTCTGCTGCTGGGTTGATAGTTAATTCCTTCATTGAG CTACATGAATGGAGTGCTTCTAATTCCTCTGGGTCCACAAGGGATTGCATTCTGCTTGCAGCATGTGAATCGCATGAGACTTTGCCTCAAAGTGCAGAGTTCCCAGCTGATGTGTTTACATCTTGCCTTACAACACCTATAAAGATGGCATTACGATG GTTTTGCACACGTTCATTACTTCGTGGGTCACTTGATTACTCACTTATAGATCAGATCCCTGGCCGTCCCAATGATCGAAAGACACTTTTAGGTGAATTGAACTGGATCTTTACGGCAGTAACTGACACAATTGCCTGGAATGTTCTTTCTCATG ATCTTTTTCAAAGACTGTTCAGACAGGATTTGCTTGTTGCAAGTCTCTTTCGAAATTTTCTACTTGCTGAGAGAATTATGCGATCTGCAAATTGTTCTCCTGTGTCTCACCCAAATTTGCCCCCAACCCATCAACATCATATGTG GGATGCATGGGACATGGCCGCTGAGCTCTGCCTCTCGCAACTTCCCTCGTTAGTTGGCAATCCTAATGCCGAATTCCAG CCCAGCACATTTTTCAGTGAGCAGTTGACAGCATTTGAGGTATGGCTTGACCATGGTTCTGAACATAAGAAACCACCAGAGCAGTTGCCTATAGTTCTTCAG GTTTTACTTAGTCAAAGCCATCGATTTCGTGCTTTAGTACTCCTTGGAAGGTTCCTTGATATGGGGCCATGGGCTGTAGATCTG GCATTGTCTGTTGGAATATTtccttatgttttaaagctgttacAAACAACAACACCAGAACTACGCCAAATTCTCGTATTCATATGGACAAAGATTCTGGCACTTGACAAG TCATGCCAGGTTGATTTAGTAAAGGATGGAGGTCATAACTATTTTATTAAGTTTCTTGATAGCATTGAAGCATATCCAGAGCAACGTGCGATGGCTGCTTTTGTTTTGGCTGTTATTGTGGACGGTCATCGACGAGGTCAAGAAGCTTGTATTGAAGCTGGCTTGATCCATGTCTGCTTAGAGCATCTTCAGAgttcttcatctcctaatgattCACAAACTGAACCCCTTCTCCTTCAGTGGCTTTGCCTGTGtttggggaaattgtgggaagaCTTTACGGAGGCACAGACGATGGGTTTGCTGCATGGTGCTACTATTGTATTTGCTCCTCTACTGTCTGAACCCCAGCCAGAG GTTAGGGCATCTGCTGTTTTTGCACTTGGCACCCTTCTCAATGTGGGATTTGATTCATGTAGGGGTGTTGTAGGAGATGGAGAATGTGATGATGATGACAAATTTAGGGCTGAAGTTAGTATAGTGAAGAGTCTGTTGAGTGTTGCATCAGATGGGAGTCCATTGGTGAGGGCAGAGGTAGCTGCGG CATTAGCTCGCTTCGCATTTGGCCATAACAAGCACCTGAAATCTATTGCTGCTGCATACTGGAAACCACAGACTAATTCTTTCCTGAATTCGATACCTTCATTGGCCAACATAAAAGATTCAATTAGTGGATATCCTACCCAGAACCAACATGTGCCTCGTGGAAGTATTGTTTCATCTCAAATTGGTCCTTTGAGGGTTGGAAATGATAATTCTTCAGTGGTTCGAGATGGGCGTGGCTCTTCTAGCAGTCCTCTCACTGGTTCTGGAATAATGCATGGGTCCCCATTGTCTGATGATTCATCTCATCATTCTGATTCAGGAATACTGAATGATGGTTTTAGCAATGGAGTTGTTAACCATGGTGGCCAAAAACCCTTGGACAATGCATTGTATTCACAATGTGTTCATGCTATGTGTACCTTAGCAAAAGATCCATCTCCGCGGATTGCAAACCTTGGTCGACGGGTACTTTCCATAATAGGTATTGAACAAGTGGTGGCAAAGCCATTTAAGTCTACTGGTGAAGCTACAGGATTGGCTCGTTCCTCTTCTTGGTTTGATATGAATGGAG GTCACTCCCCTCTAACCTTCAGAACTCCTCCAGTTAGCCCACCTCGTCTAAATTACTTATCAGGAATCCGTAGAGTATGTTCATTGGAATTTAGGCCCCATCTGATGAATTCTCCAGACTCAGGTTTAGCTGATCCTCTTTTAGGTTCTGGTGGGGCTACTGGTACATCGGATCGCAGCTTTCTTCCACAGTCAATTATATATAATTGGAGTTGTGGGCACTTCTCCAAACCGCTGTTAATGGCTGGAGATGACAGTGAAGCCATAATAGCtggaagagaagagagagaaaaatttgCATTGGAGCACATCACAAAATGCCAGCACTCTG CTGTTAGCAGGCTAACAAATCCAATAGCTAAATGGGACACAAGAGGCACACAAACGGTGTTGATGCAACCTTTTTCTCCTGTTGTGATAGCTGCTGATGAGAATGAACGAATTAG AATATGGAACCATGAAGAGGCAACACTACTAAACAGTTTCGACAACCATGACTTTCCAGACAAGGGAATCTCTAAGCTCTGCCTAATGAATGAGCTGGATGATAGCTTACTTCTTGCTGCTTCAT CTGATGGAAACATTCGGATCTGGAAGGATTATACTCTGAAAGGCAAACAGAAACTTGTAACTGCGTTCTCTTCAATTCATGGTCATAAACCTGGTGTCAGGAGTGTCAATGCAGTTGTTGATTGGCAACAACAGAGTGGTTATCTG TATGCATCGGGTGAGATATCATCTATTTTGGCCTGGGATCTTGATAAAGAACAGCTTGTTAATCCTATACCTTCATCATCGGATTGCAGTATCTCAGCATTG TTACGAACTGATTGTCTCAGG GCTGCATCTCAAGTTCATGGGGGACAGTTGGCGGCTGGTTTTGTAGATGGTTCTGTTAGACTTTATGACATCAGGACACCTGAAAT GCTTATCTGTGGATTACGGCCACATACACAGAGAGTTGAAAAGGTGGTGGGGATTGGCTTTCAACCTGGACTAGACCCAGGAAAG ATTGTTAGTGCTTCTCAGGCTGGAGATATTCAATTCCTTGATATAAGAAATCATAGTAGCGCCTATCTTACCATTGAAGCTCACCGGGGCTCACTCACAGCTTTAGCTGTACATAGACACGCTCCAATCATTGCCAGTGGCTCAGCCAAGCAACTTATTAAAGTTTTCAGCCTTGAAGGAGATCAACTAGGCACTATTCGATACTATCCAGTCCTACCCTTATGGCTCAGAAAATTGGGTCTGTCAGCTGCCTTAATTTCCACCCATACCAAGTCTTGCTTGCTGCTGGTACTGCAGATGCATGTGTCTGTATCTATGCTGATGAAAACACTCAAGCAAGATGAATCTACAGTTGTTGTCCCTCACCCCCCTTCTCTTGATTTCATTGGTTGTCTCCAGCTCAGAAGAGTGCATGATACATGTCTAAGGAAAGCCATGCTTATTTCTTGCTGTTGGATGATCATGCAATGCCTCAGCCAATGA
- the LOC107639623 gene encoding regulatory-associated protein of TOR 1-like isoform X4 produces MAPQKALESIGKNLSSQYERWQPKARYKYQLDPTVDEVKKLCTSCRRYAKSERVLFHYNGHGVPKPTANGEIWVFNKSYTQYIPLPISDLDSWLKTPSIYVFDCSAAGLIVNSFIELHEWSASNSSGSTRDCILLAACESHETLPQSAEFPADVFTSCLTTPIKMALRWFCTRSLLRGSLDYSLIDQIPGRPNDRKTLLGELNWIFTAVTDTIAWNVLSHDLFQRLFRQDLLVASLFRNFLLAERIMRSANCSPVSHPNLPPTHQHHMWDAWDMAAELCLSQLPSLVGNPNAEFQPSTFFSEQLTAFEVWLDHGSEHKKPPEQLPIVLQVLLSQSHRFRALVLLGRFLDMGPWAVDLALSVGIFPYVLKLLQTTTPELRQILVFIWTKILALDKSCQVDLVKDGGHNYFIKFLDSIEAYPEQRAMAAFVLAVIVDGHRRGQEACIEAGLIHVCLEHLQSSSSPNDSQTEPLLLQWLCLCLGKLWEDFTEAQTMGLLHGATIVFAPLLSEPQPEVRASAVFALGTLLNVGFDSCRGVVGDGECDDDDKFRAEVSIVKSLLSVASDGSPLVRAEVAAALARFAFGHNKHLKSIAAAYWKPQTNSFLNSIPSLANIKDSISGYPTQNQHVPRGSIVSSQIGPLRVGNDNSSVVRDGRGSSSSPLTGSGIMHGSPLSDDSSHHSDSGILNDGFSNGVVNHGGQKPLDNALYSQCVHAMCTLAKDPSPRIANLGRRVLSIIGIEQVVAKPFKSTGEATGLARSSSWFDMNGGHSPLTFRTPPVSPPRLNYLSGIRRVCSLEFRPHLMNSPDSGLADPLLGSGGATGTSDRSFLPQSIIYNWSCGHFSKPLLMAGDDSEAIIAGREEREKFALEHITKCQHSAVSRLTNPIAKWDTRGTQTVLMQPFSPVVIAADENERIRIWNHEEATLLNSFDNHDFPDKGISKLCLMNELDDSLLLAASSDGNIRIWKDYTLKGKQKLVTAFSSIHGHKPGVRSVNAVVDWQQQSGYLYASGEISSILAWDLDKEQLVNPIPSSSDCSISALLRTDCLRAASQVHGGQLAAGFVDGSVRLYDIRTPEMLICGLRPHTQRVEKVVGIGFQPGLDPGKIVSASQAGDIQFLDIRNHSSAYLTIEAHRGSLTALAVHRHAPIIASGSAKQLIKVFSLEGDQLGTIRYYPVLPLWLRKLGLSAALISTHTKSCLLLVLQMHVSVSMLMKTLKQDESTVVVPHPPSLDFIGCLQLRRVHDTCLRKAMLISCCWMIMQCLSQ; encoded by the exons ATGGCACCGCAAAAGGCATTAGAGTCAATTGGAAAAAATTTGAGCAGCCAATATGAAAGATGGCAACCAAAG GCTCGCTACAAGTATCAACTTGATCCTACAGTGGATGAGGTGAAGAAGCTTTGCACTTCATGTCGTAGATATGCAAAGTCAGAAAGAGTTTTATTTCATTACAATGGGCATGGTGTGCCAAAGCCAACTGCTAACGGTGAAATTTGGGTCTTCAATAAG AGTTATACACAGTATATCCCTTTACCCATCAGTGACCTTGATTCCTGGCTGAAGACCCCATCAATTTATGTTTTTGATTGCTCTGCTGCTGGGTTGATAGTTAATTCCTTCATTGAG CTACATGAATGGAGTGCTTCTAATTCCTCTGGGTCCACAAGGGATTGCATTCTGCTTGCAGCATGTGAATCGCATGAGACTTTGCCTCAAAGTGCAGAGTTCCCAGCTGATGTGTTTACATCTTGCCTTACAACACCTATAAAGATGGCATTACGATG GTTTTGCACACGTTCATTACTTCGTGGGTCACTTGATTACTCACTTATAGATCAGATCCCTGGCCGTCCCAATGATCGAAAGACACTTTTAGGTGAATTGAACTGGATCTTTACGGCAGTAACTGACACAATTGCCTGGAATGTTCTTTCTCATG ATCTTTTTCAAAGACTGTTCAGACAGGATTTGCTTGTTGCAAGTCTCTTTCGAAATTTTCTACTTGCTGAGAGAATTATGCGATCTGCAAATTGTTCTCCTGTGTCTCACCCAAATTTGCCCCCAACCCATCAACATCATATGTG GGATGCATGGGACATGGCCGCTGAGCTCTGCCTCTCGCAACTTCCCTCGTTAGTTGGCAATCCTAATGCCGAATTCCAG CCCAGCACATTTTTCAGTGAGCAGTTGACAGCATTTGAGGTATGGCTTGACCATGGTTCTGAACATAAGAAACCACCAGAGCAGTTGCCTATAGTTCTTCAG GTTTTACTTAGTCAAAGCCATCGATTTCGTGCTTTAGTACTCCTTGGAAGGTTCCTTGATATGGGGCCATGGGCTGTAGATCTG GCATTGTCTGTTGGAATATTtccttatgttttaaagctgttacAAACAACAACACCAGAACTACGCCAAATTCTCGTATTCATATGGACAAAGATTCTGGCACTTGACAAG TCATGCCAGGTTGATTTAGTAAAGGATGGAGGTCATAACTATTTTATTAAGTTTCTTGATAGCATTGAAGCATATCCAGAGCAACGTGCGATGGCTGCTTTTGTTTTGGCTGTTATTGTGGACGGTCATCGACGAGGTCAAGAAGCTTGTATTGAAGCTGGCTTGATCCATGTCTGCTTAGAGCATCTTCAGAgttcttcatctcctaatgattCACAAACTGAACCCCTTCTCCTTCAGTGGCTTTGCCTGTGtttggggaaattgtgggaagaCTTTACGGAGGCACAGACGATGGGTTTGCTGCATGGTGCTACTATTGTATTTGCTCCTCTACTGTCTGAACCCCAGCCAGAG GTTAGGGCATCTGCTGTTTTTGCACTTGGCACCCTTCTCAATGTGGGATTTGATTCATGTAGGGGTGTTGTAGGAGATGGAGAATGTGATGATGATGACAAATTTAGGGCTGAAGTTAGTATAGTGAAGAGTCTGTTGAGTGTTGCATCAGATGGGAGTCCATTGGTGAGGGCAGAGGTAGCTGCGG CATTAGCTCGCTTCGCATTTGGCCATAACAAGCACCTGAAATCTATTGCTGCTGCATACTGGAAACCACAGACTAATTCTTTCCTGAATTCGATACCTTCATTGGCCAACATAAAAGATTCAATTAGTGGATATCCTACCCAGAACCAACATGTGCCTCGTGGAAGTATTGTTTCATCTCAAATTGGTCCTTTGAGGGTTGGAAATGATAATTCTTCAGTGGTTCGAGATGGGCGTGGCTCTTCTAGCAGTCCTCTCACTGGTTCTGGAATAATGCATGGGTCCCCATTGTCTGATGATTCATCTCATCATTCTGATTCAGGAATACTGAATGATGGTTTTAGCAATGGAGTTGTTAACCATGGTGGCCAAAAACCCTTGGACAATGCATTGTATTCACAATGTGTTCATGCTATGTGTACCTTAGCAAAAGATCCATCTCCGCGGATTGCAAACCTTGGTCGACGGGTACTTTCCATAATAGGTATTGAACAAGTGGTGGCAAAGCCATTTAAGTCTACTGGTGAAGCTACAGGATTGGCTCGTTCCTCTTCTTGGTTTGATATGAATGGAG GTCACTCCCCTCTAACCTTCAGAACTCCTCCAGTTAGCCCACCTCGTCTAAATTACTTATCAGGAATCCGTAGAGTATGTTCATTGGAATTTAGGCCCCATCTGATGAATTCTCCAGACTCAGGTTTAGCTGATCCTCTTTTAGGTTCTGGTGGGGCTACTGGTACATCGGATCGCAGCTTTCTTCCACAGTCAATTATATATAATTGGAGTTGTGGGCACTTCTCCAAACCGCTGTTAATGGCTGGAGATGACAGTGAAGCCATAATAGCtggaagagaagagagagaaaaatttgCATTGGAGCACATCACAAAATGCCAGCACTCTG CTGTTAGCAGGCTAACAAATCCAATAGCTAAATGGGACACAAGAGGCACACAAACGGTGTTGATGCAACCTTTTTCTCCTGTTGTGATAGCTGCTGATGAGAATGAACGAATTAG AATATGGAACCATGAAGAGGCAACACTACTAAACAGTTTCGACAACCATGACTTTCCAGACAAGGGAATCTCTAAGCTCTGCCTAATGAATGAGCTGGATGATAGCTTACTTCTTGCTGCTTCAT CTGATGGAAACATTCGGATCTGGAAGGATTATACTCTGAAAGGCAAACAGAAACTTGTAACTGCGTTCTCTTCAATTCATGGTCATAAACCTGGTGTCAGGAGTGTCAATGCAGTTGTTGATTGGCAACAACAGAGTGGTTATCTG TATGCATCGGGTGAGATATCATCTATTTTGGCCTGGGATCTTGATAAAGAACAGCTTGTTAATCCTATACCTTCATCATCGGATTGCAGTATCTCAGCATTG TTACGAACTGATTGTCTCAGG GCTGCATCTCAAGTTCATGGGGGACAGTTGGCGGCTGGTTTTGTAGATGGTTCTGTTAGACTTTATGACATCAGGACACCTGAAAT GCTTATCTGTGGATTACGGCCACATACACAGAGAGTTGAAAAGGTGGTGGGGATTGGCTTTCAACCTGGACTAGACCCAGGAAAG ATTGTTAGTGCTTCTCAGGCTGGAGATATTCAATTCCTTGATATAAGAAATCATAGTAGCGCCTATCTTACCATTGAAGCTCACCGGGGCTCACTCACAGCTTTAGCTGTACATAGACACGCTCCAATCATTGCCAGTGGCTCAGCCAAGCAACTTATTAAAGTTTTCAGCCTTGAAGGAGATCAACTAGGCACTATTCGATACTATCCAGTCCTACCCTTATGGCTCAGAAAATTGGGTCTGTCAGCTGCCTTAATTTCCACCCATACCAAGTCTTGCTTGCTGCTGGTACTGCAGATGCATGTGTCTGTATCTATGCTGATGAAAACACTCAAGCAAGATGAATCTACAGTTGTTGTCCCTCACCCCCCTTCTCTTGATTTCATTGGTTGTCTCCAGCTCAGAAGAGTGCATGATACATGTCTAAGGAAAGCCATGCTTATTTCTTGCTGTTGGATGATCATGCAATGCCTCAGCCAATGA